GAATTCTTGCAATCCGCGGGTATGCCCGACATCTCGTTCGGCGATGCCGGCCATCGCAGACCTCGCTGCCCTGCCCTGCCCTTGCTCTGGCCCTTGCCCATGCCGTCCATCGCCTTGCCCACTGCCTCGATCGCACGCGTGCTGCTGCTCAATCCGTGGTTTGCCGCACTGGACGCCGACACGCGCAACGATCTTGTCGCAGCGGCCGAGCCGGTGCAGCTGCCGCGCGGCGGCGTGGTGTTCCGGCAAGGCGAGCTCAGCACCGGCTTCTACGGCCTGGTGCATGGCGCGCTGTGCGTGTCCACGGTGTCCGAAACCGGGCGCGAGGCCGTGCTCACGGTGCTGGAGCCTGGGCACTGGTTCGGCGAGGCCTCGGCGCTCGACGGCCTGCCGCGCAGCCACGATGTGGTGGCCTGCAGCGATGCCCGGCTGCTGCGGGTCGGGCGCGACGACTTCAACCGCCTGATGCTGCGCAGCGGTTTCGCCCGCGCCATCGCGTTGCTGCAGGCGCACTACCTGCGCACCGTGTTCGCCATGCTCTAGGACGCCACGCTGCGCTCGACGCGGGGCCGCATCGCCCGCCGCCTGCAGCGCCTGGCGCTCGGCGACGCCTCCAGGCACTCCGAAGACCGGCGCGTGCTGCGGATCACCCAGGACATGCTGGCCATGATGATCGGCATCACCCGCCAGACCCTGGCGCTGGAGCTCAAGGCCATGGCCCAGGCCGGCGCCATCCGCATCGGCTACCGGCGCATCGAGATCCTGTCGATGACCCAGCTCGACGAGTTGGCGGCGTGCCCGGGCCCGACCGACAGGCCGGGCCTGCTGCGGCCGGCAGCCGCCCCCTGCCCCGGCGCTTCGCCAGGCGGTTAGTGGCCCAGGCCGCTGTTGACCCGAGGTGCGCCGTGCACCACATTGCCGCCATGCGCCGGGCGGCCGCAGGCCGAACCCGACCAGCCGCAGCGAACCAAATTGGTGCCATGCGGCTCAGGCCCGCACGGCGTTTTCAAAGGCAAGCAGATGCACGACACCGCCCGATGGTGGGCCGGCCCGACGACAATCGGCACCCGGTACCCCAGCCCGGCCCACCAGCCCGCCACACTGGCACAAAGCATGCTTTCCAGTGCAGCTTCACCCGCCGGTGGGGCCCCTCAGACCAGGGCCGTACCTGTAGGGTGTTGCCCCAAGCGGATGTAGTATTCTTTCAGGCTATATTGCCTTTCTCGCAGCAAATGAGGCTGCAGGCGGCTCAAGAGGCTGCTTTTCGAACTGTAGTCACAGCGTCCCGCAGCCATCAGGTGGGTCGTCTGGAGGATCAAGAGTGGATTACGCTTCCCAGCAACGCAACCCCGGTAAGCACACCGTCGGGCTTGGCATCGTCGTGCTCCTGCACGTGGTGCTGGGTTGGGCCCTGATGAACGGCCTGGCACGCAAGGTGGTCGAGGTCATCAAGGCCCCGATCGAGACCAAGATCATCGAGGAGGTCAAGCCGCCTCCGCCGCCGCCGCCCGAGAACCTGCCGCCCCCGCCCAAGATGGCCGCTCCGCCGCCGTCCTTCGTGCCGCCGCCGGAAATCCAGGTGGCCACGCCGCAGCAGGCCCCCACCATCACCGTCACCCGCGACGCGCCGCCCCCGGCACCGGTCACGCTGGCCCCGGCCCCCGCCCCGGTGGCTGCGCCGCCGGCACCGCCCGCGCCGCCGGCACCGCCGGCCCGGCCGCGTGT
The genomic region above belongs to Aquabacterium sp. OR-4 and contains:
- a CDS encoding Crp/Fnr family transcriptional regulator gives rise to the protein MPSIALPTASIARVLLLNPWFAALDADTRNDLVAAAEPVQLPRGGVVFRQGELSTGFYGLVHGALCVSTVSETGREAVLTVLEPGHWFGEASALDGLPRSHDVVACSDARLLRVGRDDFNRLMLRSGFARAIALLQAHYLRTVFAML
- a CDS encoding helix-turn-helix domain-containing protein, with amino-acid sequence MARRLQRLALGDASRHSEDRRVLRITQDMLAMMIGITRQTLALELKAMAQAGAIRIGYRRIEILSMTQLDELAACPGPTDRPGLLRPAAAPCPGASPGG
- a CDS encoding energy transducer TonB, coding for MDYASQQRNPGKHTVGLGIVVLLHVVLGWALMNGLARKVVEVIKAPIETKIIEEVKPPPPPPPENLPPPPKMAAPPPSFVPPPEIQVATPQQAPTITVTRDAPPPAPVTLAPAPAPVAAPPAPPAPPAPPARPRVPQPRVDVAKCVNYDDYPAAALRAEASGTTRLRLSVDPAGVVTKADVIGSAGPTREHRLLDRAAVTQMASGSCKGTAATDDAGKPILATIDVDVVWRIQ